The following coding sequences lie in one Arachis hypogaea cultivar Tifrunner chromosome 9, arahy.Tifrunner.gnm2.J5K5, whole genome shotgun sequence genomic window:
- the LOC112711207 gene encoding transcription factor MYB30 codes for MVRAPCCEKMGLKKGPWTAEEDQILISYIQKHGHGNWRALPKQAGLLRCGKSCRLRWINYLRPDIKRGNFTIEEEETIIKLHEMLGNRWSAIAAKLPGRTDNEIKNVWHTHLKKRLIKPNQMNSSSSDTKRVSNKSKIKRSDSNSSTITVQSSEPASLNSNFPEVDTTSASCTTTTTTTSSEFSSATNTGERKIMNMMNIKNEELEDSLENIIDESLWTEAGIDDETTNMTISNNELPSLQYYDPVFNNSEENLCFQPSANFEDDGMDFWYDIFIRTGESIELPEF; via the exons ATGGTGAGAGCTCCTTGTTGTGAAAAGATGGGATTGAAGAAGGGTCCATGGACGGCAGAGGAAGATCAAATCCTCATTTCTTACATCCAAAAACATGGCCATGGCAATTGGCGTGCCCTCCCAAAGCAAGCag GGTTGCTAAGGTGTGGAAAGAGCTGCAGATTAAGGTGGATAAATTATCTGAGGCCTGATATCAAGAGAGGGAATTTCaccattgaagaagaagaaaccatcaTCAAGCTTCATGAAATGCTTGGCAACAG GTGGTCGGCAATTGCGGCAAAATTACCCGGAAGAACAGACAACGAAATCAAGAATGTGTGGCACACACATTTGAAGAAGAGGCTCATCAAACCAAACCAAATGAATTCATCATCATCAGATACCAAAAGGGTATCTAATAAGTCAAAGATCAAACGTTCTGATTCAAATTCAAGCACCATAACTGTTCAATCATCGGAACCAGCAAGTCTCAATAGTAATTTCCCTGAAGTGGACACAACTTCAGCATCATGCACCACCACTACAACAACAACCTCTAGTGAATTCTCATCAGCCACAAATACTGGTGAAAGAAAGATCAtgaacatgatgaacatcaagaatgaGGAGCTAGAAGATTCTTTGGAGAACATAATTGATGAAAGCTTATGGACAGAGGCAGGAATTGATGATGAAACCACCAACATGACAATCTCAAATAATGAGTTGCCCTCACTTCAATATTATGACCCAGTATTTAATAATTCGGAGGAGAATTTATGCTTCCAACCAAGTGCAAACTTTGAGGATGATGGCATGGATTTTTGGTATGACATATTCATTAGAACTGGGGAGTCAATAGAATTGCCAGAGTTCTGA
- the LOC112709309 gene encoding uncharacterized protein — translation MTDHSATPSNNPTNADLLATNAALLAENQRMAELLAGMQNNNERKSKKKNTDQHEEHQSESNVKTGETHVRTTRRRNNPFSKEIMSFKMPKNFTLPMTLAPYKGIGDPKIHVTKFESMMFLNSNSDPILCRSFPTFLDGAALLWFSNLPAGSISSFDRFTKLFVNHFAASKIYIQDSDYLSTIKQGQQESLREYMMRFTEAAMQIPDLNPEVQLHAIKSGLRPGKFQEAIAVTKSKMLKEFREKAQGEIEIEELREARRNEKPMKKEEERPQRSTSRDIRKPFKLAPMFNLYTKFNTKREDKIKEILHNKLIRPPARAGTYQDQKYVDKNKHCALHQKFGHTTDECVMAKDLLERLARQGLLDKYILTRR, via the coding sequence ATGACGGATCACTCGGCGACCCCTTCAAATAATCCCACTAATGCTGATTTGTTAGCCACAAACGCTGCCCTGCTCGCAGAAAACCAGCGGATGGCCGAACTATTGGCCGGAATGCAAAACAACAACGAacgaaaaagcaagaagaaaaacaCCGATCAACATGAAGAGCACCAGTCAGAATCAAATGTTAAAACAGGGGAAACTCACGTTAGAACAACAAGACGGCGAAATAATCCCTTCTCGAAAGAAATAATGAGCTTCAAAATGCCCAAGAATTTCACACTTCCGATGACATTAGCACCTTACAAGGGGATTGGAGATCCCAAAATTCACGTCACGAAGTTTGAATCAATGATGTTCCTTAATAGCAATTCCGATCCCATCCTGTGTAGATCCTTTCCGACCTTTTTGGACGGAGCTGCTTTATTATGGTTTTCTAACCTGCCCGCAGGATCAATATCTAGTTTTGATAGGTTCACTAAACTATTTGTAAACCATTTTGCAGCGTCAAAGATCTATATACAAGATTCAGATTACCTCAGCACCATTAAGCAGGGACAGCAAGAGAGCTTGAGAGAATACATGATGCGGTTCACAGAAGCAGCCATGCAAATACCTGATCTTAATCCCGAAGTACAATTGCATGCAATCAAAAGCGGCCTCCGACCAGGTAAGTTCCAGGAAGCGATTGCGGTGACAAAATCGAAAATGCTCAAAGAATTTCGAGAAAAAGCCCAGGGCGAGATCGAAATCGAAGAACTCAGGGAGGCCCGAAGAAATGAAAAgccaatgaaaaaagaagaagaaagaccgCAAAGGTCTACCAGCCGAGACATAAGAAAGCCATTTAAACTAGCACCTATGTTCAATTTATACACAAAATTCAACACGAAGCGGGAGGACAAAATCAAGGAGATCCTGCACAATAAACTTATCAGACCACCAGCCAGAGCAGGGACATATCAAGACCAGAAATATGTAGACAAAAATAAACATTGCGCACTCCACCAGAAGTTCGGGCATACAACGGATGAATGCGTAATGGCAAAGGATCTGCTGGAAAGGTTGGCAAGGCAAGGACTCCTAGACAAGTACATTTTGACCCGAAGGTAG